Within Conexibacter woesei DSM 14684, the genomic segment CGAAGCGGCGCCCGGCGAGCTGGCCGAGCTCGGCACCGGCGTCGGACGGCGTCAGCGTGTACGGCTGCTGCGGCGTGGCGAACACGAGCAGCAGCGTGCCGGCGACACGCGATATGTCCGCGACGCTCAGCTTGCCGCCGCCGCGGATCAGCAGCGGGCGCAGCTGCATCGCGAAGTTGAGCTCGTCGAGGAAGACGCCCGGGAAGATCTGCGGCCGCGGAATCGGGCCGCCGAATCTCAGTGCGCCACCGAAGTGCCGGAACGCCCCATCGCAGAAGCCGATCCCGTTCTGCGCCGGCGGGGGCGTGAGCTTGAAGCCGGCCTCGCCTCCGCCGCCGCCGGTGATGAAGACGTTCGCCTGCGCCTTCCACTCATCGCGGTTGCACGTCGAGTTGGGGTTGGTGTCGCCGTCGATGCGGCCGCGAGCCGCGTAGCGGAAGCGCACGTCGGTCATCCGGACGGGACCGATCCCGGCCTCGGGCACCTGGATGTCGAGGTTGTCGAGCTGCGGGCCGGTGCCGTTCTGGGACAGGACGCGGACGCCGGCGCTGGGCGGGCTGCCGCCGAAGATCGCGAACTCGGGCGGCAGTCGCAGCTGCATGACGCCGGAGGCGTAGCGCTGGCCGTCGATCCCCTCGAGTGCGAGGTCGACCGATCCGTCGAGTTTGAAGCCACCGATGTCGGGCAGGCCCTGCCGGCCGTCGTAGCGGGCGATCGCGGCGCTGCGGCCGCAGGCGCATCTTTGGGTGCCCTGGCCCGTGAAGCGGGTGCGCGTGACGCTCGGGTCGTTCTCGAAGTTGAGGTCGAGCTGGCCCGTGCGAACCGTCATCCCGCCCCACGTCACCTTCGCGTTGCTCGCGACGAGGCGGTTCAGGCGCGGGAAGACGACGACCGCCGAGCCGGACCGCGGCGCGATCTTGATGCCGTTGAGGTCGACGGTCTGTCTCGCGACGAACACGTCGTACGGCATCTCTCTGAAGAATCTGCGCGCCTCGTCGCAGAGCGACTGCGGCTTCAGACCGCGCGCCGCCTGGCTGCAGATCGCCACCACGACGGCCGAGACCTTCTCGGACTCGTAGTGCGCCTTCACGAGCGCCCGCTCGCCAGCCGGCACCTCGGTCTCCTCGGCCTCGCGTATGAAGCAGCCCTGCGCGGACATCAGTCCCCAGATGACCGTCTGCTGCTCGCAGAACTTCAGCTGCTGCACCTTCGTCGGGACGAACAGCGGGCGCGACTTCGTGGCGCAGACCGCGACGTCGGGCGGCCCGTTTCTCAGCACTCTCAGCACGAGTCTCGACGGGTCGGAGCCTCTCAGGACGACGAGCGACGACATGCGCGAGCCCGTCCCGCCGGTTGCGCGCAGCGCGATCCCTCCCGGTCCGTTCGTGCCGCGCGCGGTCAGGCCGACGTTCGCCGTCGTGGTGCGCTGCACCGAGACGCCGAGGTACGGCTGGCTGGGGGGACACGAGACGTCGGCTCTGCCATCGCCCGAGAGGTCCCAGTCGAGCATCGTCGCGCCCGTCGTCTCCGAGGCGTCGAGCACTGTCGACCCGGCAAACGGACTGCCGGTCGCTCTCCCGAACCGCGCGATCACACGCGCCGGGTCGCGCGGCGACGACGGCGGAGACGACGGCGGGGGCGGTGACGACGGCGGCGTCACAGGCGGCTGCACGACCGGCGGCGGCTCGCTCCCGCCGTCGGGCACGAGCACGGGAGCATCCGGTCCGGGCGCCGCAGCGAGGCGCGTCAGCTCGCTCGGCGTGAGCGCGCGGTCGTACACGCGCACCTCGTCGATCGCGCCGGGGAAGTCGGAGCTGCCCAGGCAGCCGGCGCTCGGCGAGTAGCCGTCGACGTAGAAGTTCGACGCGACGATCGGCGGCGCGTAGCTGATCCCGGCCGCCGGCTTCGGCGTGCCGACCTCGACGCCGTCGACGTAGAGGTGGATGTTCGTGCCGTCGTAGGTGCCGGCGACGAGGTGCCATCTGTTGTCGAAGACCGCCGCCGACGGCGGCGCGTCGCTGAGCGAGGACGGAGCGGTCGGCCCCGGCGCGCGCACGTAGAAGCGCAGGCCGTCTCTGCCGGGGTAGCCGGTGTAGAGCGCGTAGGACGAGCCGAGGCAGGTGGGGCCGTCGTCGCCGCGGCCGGCGATGTAGCGCAGCACGCCCGGGTCGCCGTTCTGTCTTATCCACGCCAGCAGCGTGATCTGCGCAGGAGCGAGCAGCGGCGAGGTCACCTGCAGCGGCGTCGTGTTCGCGCTCGACAGGTAGCCGCCGAACTTGCCCTGAGCGATCCCGAATCTCATCGTGCCCGCCGCGCTTCTGAGCGCCAGCTGGTTCCCGGAGACGTCGGCGGTGGCGTCGAGCCCGCCGGCGGTCGTCGCGGCGTCGAGCGGCCACTGCGCGGCGAGCGGCGCGGCCGCCTGCGCCGCTGCGGCCTGGACGAAGGCGACCGCGCCGGCGACGGCCAAGGCGAGCAGGACGGCAAGGCAGCGGGAACGGTGTCGGAGCATGAGGCGTGACGCTGGCAGACCGCTGGCGCGCTTCGCATCGGGGGGCTACCCCGGACTTTTGCTCGCCGTCGCACCGGACCGCGGTTACTCTCTTGCACCACGACCCGGAGCAACGCCGGTGCGCGACTTGACGAGAGGCCCTGAGTCAGTGCTCGAACGCGATCGCGAGCTTGCCGAGATCGGCGGGGCGATCGCGGACGCTCGCGCCGGCCGCGGGCGGCTGCTGCTCGTCGAGGGCGCGGCCGGCAGCGGCAAGAGCACGCTCGTCCGCGCCGCGCGCGAGCGCGCCGCGCAGGACGGACTGCGGGTGCTGCGCGCGGCCGCCGGCGAGTTCGAGCGCGAGTACGCGTTCGGCTGCGTGCGCCAGCTGTTCGAGCCGTTCCTGCACGGCCTGCCGGGGCCCGAGCGCGCGCGCCTGCTGGCAGGCGCCGCCGCTCCCGCCGAGTGGATCGTCGCGCCTGCGGGCGACGCGCCGTCCGCCGAGCGCACGGCAGCCGGCTTCGCCGCGCTCAACGCGATCTACTGGCTGATCTCGAACGTCGCCGAAGCGGCGCCGCTGCTGATCGCCGTCGACGACGTGCACTGGGCGGACGACGCGTCGATTCAAGCGCTCGGCCACCTCGGTCGGCGGATCGAGGACCTGCCGATCGCGCTCGTCGTCGCGCTGCGCCCCGAGGAGCCCGACGCGCCGGCAGCGCTGATCGACGGCCTGCGCGCGGTCGCGGGGGACTCGCGCGTCGTGCCGCGGCCGCTGAGCGAGGCGGCCGTCTCTGCGCTCGTGCGCGCGCACACGCCGGCGGCGACCGACGCGGTGTGCGCCGCCTGCCACGCGGAGAGCGCCGGCAACCCGCTCTACCTGCGCGAGCTGCTGCGCACGCTCGACGGCGACGGCGCGCTCGGCCCGGACGTCGTCGCCGCGGCGTCGGTGCCGACGCTCGCCGCGCGCGTCGAGCGCCGCGTCGCGAAGGTCGGCCCGGAGGCGCCCACGCTCGCGTACGCGATGGCGGTGCTCGGCGATGGCGGCGCGCTGCCGCTCGCTGCGCAGCTCGCAGGCGTCGAGCCGACGCGCGCCGCGCGGATCGCCCGGCGCCTGTGCGAGATCGAGGTGCTCGCGGCAGAGGACCCGTTCGCGTTCGTGCACCCGCTCGTGCGGCGCTCGGTCTACGACAGTCTCTCGCTCGCCGAGCGCGACGCCGCGCACGCCGCGGCCGCACGCCTGCTGGAGACGGCCGGCGCGCCCGCGGAGGCGGTGGCCGCGCACCTCGCCGCCACGCGCCCGACGGGCTCGGACGCAGTCGCGGCCGCGCTGCTCGCGGCCGCCGAGACGTCGTCGTCGCGGGCCGCGCCGGAGGCCGCGATCCGGCTGCTGCGGCGTGCGCTGGAGGAGGACGCCGCACAGCCGTCGCGCCCGGTGCTGCTGCACCGGCTCGGCCTCGCCGAGATGGCGATCCGCGACCCGCAGTGCGTCGAGCACATCTCGCAGGCGGTCGAGCTCGCGGACGAGCCGCCCCTGCGGATCGCGGCGACGGTCGCGCTGGCGGAGCTGCTCGCGACGGCCGGACAGTGGGGGCAAGCGCGCGCGCTGCTCTCCGGCGCGCTGGACGGGCTCGACGACCCGGAGCTGCTCGTCCAAGTCGAGGCGATTCACACGGTGGTCGCCGTCAACGACCCGCATCTGGTCGGCGACTTCGAGCGCGAGCGCGAGCACTTCGAGCGGCTGGCGCACGGGCCGAGCTGGGCGGCGCAGGCGCTGACCGCGGCGCTCGCGGCGCAGGCGGTGCAGCGCTGCGAGGACGCGGCGCAGGCGCGAGCGCTCGCCGAGCGCGCTCTCGCGCGCGGCGTCCTGACGAGCGGACGCCCCGCCGGCGGCTGGGCGGGCGCGCAGCTGTTCATGGCGCTCGTCTACTCCGAGGCCTACGACCGCGCGCTCGACGTCGCCGAGGAGATCGAGCGCGAGGGCCGGCGCCACGGCGAGCTGCTCGGCCTGATCGGCGGCCGGGCTTTCCGCAGCCAGGTCGTCGCCCTGCTCGGCGACCTCGCGGCGGCCGAGGCAGACCTGCGCACGCTGCTCGACCTGCTGGGCCAGGCGAACGTCGCGATGTGGACCGCGAACCTGTTCTACGTCTTCCTCGACACGCTGCTCGAGCGCCCCGGCGTCGACGACGTCTCGGCGATCGCCGAGACGCTCGAGCTCGACCCCACCTTCCTCGGGACCATGACCGGCGGGCTGCTGCTCGCCGGCCGCGGACGGCTGCGCCTCGAGCGCGGAGAGCGCGCCGCTGCGCTCGCGGACCTGGAGGCCGCCGGCCTGGTCCTGTCGCCGCTGCGGACCGGGCCCAGCCAGATAACGTGGCGCTCGGACCTCGCGCGCGTGCTGCCGCCGGAGCGCCGCGACGAGGCGCTGGGGCTGGTCGAGGAGGAGGTCGCGCTGGCGCGCCGGCTGGGGCTGCCGCGCACGCTCGGCGTCGCGCTGCGCGGCGCCGGGCTGGTCGAGGGCGGCGTGCGGGGGATCGAGACGTTGCGCGAGTCGGTCGCGGCGCT encodes:
- a CDS encoding LamG domain-containing protein → MLRHRSRCLAVLLALAVAGAVAFVQAAAAQAAAPLAAQWPLDAATTAGGLDATADVSGNQLALRSAAGTMRFGIAQGKFGGYLSSANTTPLQVTSPLLAPAQITLLAWIRQNGDPGVLRYIAGRGDDGPTCLGSSYALYTGYPGRDGLRFYVRAPGPTAPSSLSDAPPSAAVFDNRWHLVAGTYDGTNIHLYVDGVEVGTPKPAAGISYAPPIVASNFYVDGYSPSAGCLGSSDFPGAIDEVRVYDRALTPSELTRLAAAPGPDAPVLVPDGGSEPPPVVQPPVTPPSSPPPPSSPPSSPRDPARVIARFGRATGSPFAGSTVLDASETTGATMLDWDLSGDGRADVSCPPSQPYLGVSVQRTTTANVGLTARGTNGPGGIALRATGGTGSRMSSLVVLRGSDPSRLVLRVLRNGPPDVAVCATKSRPLFVPTKVQQLKFCEQQTVIWGLMSAQGCFIREAEETEVPAGERALVKAHYESEKVSAVVVAICSQAARGLKPQSLCDEARRFFREMPYDVFVARQTVDLNGIKIAPRSGSAVVVFPRLNRLVASNAKVTWGGMTVRTGQLDLNFENDPSVTRTRFTGQGTQRCACGRSAAIARYDGRQGLPDIGGFKLDGSVDLALEGIDGQRYASGVMQLRLPPEFAIFGGSPPSAGVRVLSQNGTGPQLDNLDIQVPEAGIGPVRMTDVRFRYAARGRIDGDTNPNSTCNRDEWKAQANVFITGGGGGEAGFKLTPPPAQNGIGFCDGAFRHFGGALRFGGPIPRPQIFPGVFLDELNFAMQLRPLLIRGGGKLSVADISRVAGTLLLVFATPQQPYTLTPSDAGAELGQLAGRRFDSTTIAGGGAVDIKFPGIGYLPVGSAAVMYSAPDHIYAGGEVRVPGPGIAIYGHAAVEALLGRGLFTSAIGGKACLAGVKKGACIGGDGWVTSKGMVACLNLFDTLHPGAGVEWATRRITIWPFDGCKPSRYWVRFDQRAVARAAVRNDLSFTIVRGETIKNVRLPGIGAAPQVRITAPDGETLDVSGDDWVSSEHLRGVRDESANVAYIGVAKGAGRYTVTPLPGSAPLRSMGVTLPGYDSHFAASVTPDSGRGSPRARSAARVVRAGSRQVLSYDARKRGGGQRVTFVERGENVMHPLGTVTGGRGRIVYTPAPGRPEQRRIVAVATVDGTPIADQTLDTYQYGGTPPVAAPRTVRVQRRGTRLTVRWTPVPGARTYGVLLRYGVGRERQLTARGSKRSLTIARVPLPEDGVVRVSARDALGRWSRPRSSNRFRATKPLPTLLQTDRRNEKRGR
- a CDS encoding helix-turn-helix transcriptional regulator — encoded protein: MLERDRELAEIGGAIADARAGRGRLLLVEGAAGSGKSTLVRAARERAAQDGLRVLRAAAGEFEREYAFGCVRQLFEPFLHGLPGPERARLLAGAAAPAEWIVAPAGDAPSAERTAAGFAALNAIYWLISNVAEAAPLLIAVDDVHWADDASIQALGHLGRRIEDLPIALVVALRPEEPDAPAALIDGLRAVAGDSRVVPRPLSEAAVSALVRAHTPAATDAVCAACHAESAGNPLYLRELLRTLDGDGALGPDVVAAASVPTLAARVERRVAKVGPEAPTLAYAMAVLGDGGALPLAAQLAGVEPTRAARIARRLCEIEVLAAEDPFAFVHPLVRRSVYDSLSLAERDAAHAAAARLLETAGAPAEAVAAHLAATRPTGSDAVAAALLAAAETSSSRAAPEAAIRLLRRALEEDAAQPSRPVLLHRLGLAEMAIRDPQCVEHISQAVELADEPPLRIAATVALAELLATAGQWGQARALLSGALDGLDDPELLVQVEAIHTVVAVNDPHLVGDFEREREHFERLAHGPSWAAQALTAALAAQAVQRCEDAAQARALAERALARGVLTSGRPAGGWAGAQLFMALVYSEAYDRALDVAEEIEREGRRHGELLGLIGGRAFRSQVVALLGDLAAAEADLRTLLDLLGQANVAMWTANLFYVFLDTLLERPGVDDVSAIAETLELDPTFLGTMTGGLLLAGRGRLRLERGERAAALADLEAAGLVLSPLRTGPSQITWRSDLARVLPPERRDEALGLVEEEVALARRLGLPRTLGVALRGAGLVEGGVRGIETLRESVAALEESEARLEHARSLVELGAALRRARQRVQAREQLAAGIELAHRCGAQRLVARAREELLAAGGRPRRIARTGAEALTVSQLRVARLAVAGQTNVEIAQELYVSVKTVETHLSHAYGKLGLAGQGARADLQRFLLPRLHDGWLAP